The Lysobacter gummosus genome includes a region encoding these proteins:
- a CDS encoding ATP-binding protein has translation MEKSQRAEVVSLVPERSSIESAYRRFEAALESRLRTLFGTGSNELAQPPLTESWIGADETAFGDFLRDFNPDRDAQLLLMLALAPSLKPEFFDSLLQLAHPGAGEFPQFGGVRGKQHRGFLPTGDTALFLLAGDDLEARMRWQKLLAGDHPLVHNRVVYLEDAVEGDPPMSGRLMIDADLAERFINGKVRAPRASLKFPAQKLESGMEWDDLVLPPRTLTEIRELKNWVRNGNVLLDEWKMRSKLRPGCRALFFGPPGTGKTMTATVLGKVTGREVYKVDLSMVVSKFIGETEKNLAGLFDRAEHKDWILFFDEADALFGKRTQVRDAHDRYANQEVSFLLQRIETFAGLIILASNLAGNVDEAFARRFEHLVHFPMPRQSERLLIWKKGLPPVAALESGIDLAQIANRYELSGGMIMNVIRYVSLQAISRNERVLRLQDFLDGIRRENTKENKLE, from the coding sequence GTGGAGAAGTCGCAACGTGCCGAGGTCGTGTCACTGGTTCCTGAAAGGAGTTCGATCGAGAGCGCCTACCGGCGTTTCGAAGCCGCGCTCGAATCGAGGCTGCGCACCCTGTTCGGCACGGGTTCGAACGAGCTTGCACAGCCCCCGCTGACCGAATCCTGGATCGGAGCGGATGAAACGGCTTTCGGCGATTTCCTGCGCGATTTCAACCCCGACAGGGACGCGCAACTGCTGCTCATGCTGGCGCTCGCGCCTTCGCTCAAGCCCGAGTTCTTCGATTCGCTGCTGCAGCTTGCGCATCCTGGCGCGGGTGAATTCCCGCAGTTCGGCGGTGTGCGCGGCAAACAACATCGCGGATTCCTGCCCACCGGCGACACCGCATTGTTCCTGCTCGCGGGCGATGATCTGGAAGCGCGCATGCGCTGGCAAAAACTTCTCGCGGGCGATCATCCACTGGTACACAATCGCGTCGTATATCTGGAAGACGCCGTGGAGGGCGATCCGCCCATGAGCGGTCGGCTGATGATCGACGCCGATCTCGCCGAGCGCTTCATCAATGGAAAGGTCCGCGCGCCTCGCGCCTCGCTGAAGTTCCCCGCGCAGAAACTCGAGAGCGGCATGGAGTGGGACGATCTGGTCCTCCCGCCTCGCACGCTCACCGAGATCCGCGAACTCAAGAACTGGGTGCGCAATGGCAACGTGCTTCTCGACGAATGGAAGATGCGAAGCAAGCTTCGCCCGGGCTGTCGTGCGCTGTTCTTCGGGCCGCCTGGTACGGGAAAGACCATGACCGCGACGGTACTTGGAAAAGTGACCGGCCGCGAGGTCTATAAGGTCGACCTGTCGATGGTCGTTTCAAAGTTCATTGGCGAAACGGAGAAGAATCTGGCCGGATTATTCGACCGGGCCGAACACAAGGACTGGATCCTGTTCTTCGACGAAGCCGACGCGCTGTTCGGAAAACGCACGCAAGTGCGCGACGCACACGATCGCTATGCCAATCAGGAGGTCTCATTCCTGTTGCAGCGGATCGAGACCTTCGCAGGCTTGATCATCTTGGCGTCGAATCTCGCGGGTAACGTCGACGAAGCCTTCGCGCGCCGCTTCGAGCACCTCGTCCACTTCCCGATGCCGCGTCAGAGCGAGCGCCTTCTTATCTGGAAGAAAGGGCTGCCGCCCGTAGCAGCGCTCGAATCAGGCATCGATCTTGCGCAGATCGCCAATCGCTACGAGCTGAGCGGCGGAATGATCATGAACGTCATTCGCTATGTATCGTTGCAGGCGATTTCCCGCAATGAGCGTGTGCTGCGCCTGCAGGATTTCCTCGACGGCATACGCCGCGAAAACACAAAAGAGAACAAGCTCGAATAG
- a CDS encoding DUF4157 domain-containing protein: MQTKAASKEPSSSASRGFFSARPSSPSFFNSMVQAKCAACENEETVQQKEDATVDDPDLAVQAKSESSSTIPTVQTKCSACSGNDIKLQTKLTIGAPGDRFEQEADRMADTVMRSPDPRTISMQRAPGPLHIQRESTESCSISEEAKEPDEVEEEKEDIDPAEQQTPVSPKRETGDVSPPADMESRLEGSRGGGAAMSASTRDFMESRFGYDFSGVRIHTGGESEHLNRDVRSLAFTSGRDVYFGAGQYRPDTDSGKHLLAHELTHVVQQSGSAGAGVVREKADPKTISPSREEKPYYSGGGAWVSGTATHGVIEKLLRDHDDQLVTEAAIPGADRFVPMLNLIGVADLYKSSPAHHVTGVKAYKEADTEDRFVNMNNTDSRGTQPAVDSLPRRLKRKKGTRDWDGDFPEKIWIGELKPFATSKLKAGVNQLNSYTRGYKDFVKQANHVNGGQTRASIDVERLDLKIPDYLNFDNFATQQKIPSKSTTPDKKTRLWVASAGNGVYLYTALAGNTEAAPPQEYFDELANMRKLVLGPLSEPAKTTARMKFASPSTKLSISSAGAGASRRVQRNTADRGANYWTDRAQDWEKVRSAWGMKFRAQTKGGLKSHVEKVRFEKALGRQGRSLKPVEKKEVKEYKQLMFWSGRAGKFLGKVRFMLGSAWDKALAVFEKMKTKMTGIRTKVLGMSETGLVKVSWQSRLIQALMVVCKAVFSSFITESFNFFAQCFHSAMDKVVEKFQAELDERFGEQICRARKLFEESKQKLEDEWGDVIQQIQNIVEAIQNVKRWVDICTTAVDLIRVGVQVISCLTPPGLGCLWGLVAQLGIGAMVGLVIGTQWFNDNIITPNVRQLLKDHIAPTYQNLINRVLGDGLKEYHCHIADEAIPTMNFEAKGGMAEGSAAMRAHRDSWESEFEPQIMADLQRVFGNPNGKKVTKEDVEKLLKKIQDSGLSMEEFKDRATMQKLLEQARDPKSGKLDIERAKAEAEKKEAPPPQTPPQRNINYPNARKQNTVFQKIHGWDPTIFIAKPGIKVDSDEFADAVYDMQGKVGVKQDGILGDETLVAFYDKNKKKPDIFYKESVQAIEQKKAAAEKAAKEKAEREAAKLPVSEGPEYTTVVTALPRDVKVLNAHTVPAASGGDHFPKGASINVYVVDVHSYMKVAGDHDIVDPKPSFIELDIHVDKKHIYRITNVAVDQFYIAKMFGDACYWTLMLEMTDGFTVDTPKGPFTLHRTMWCWKDK; the protein is encoded by the coding sequence ATGCAGACCAAGGCCGCGAGTAAGGAGCCGTCGAGCTCGGCAAGCCGCGGGTTCTTCAGCGCACGCCCGTCGTCGCCATCGTTCTTCAATTCGATGGTGCAGGCCAAGTGCGCCGCGTGCGAGAACGAGGAAACCGTCCAGCAGAAGGAAGACGCCACTGTGGACGATCCGGATCTGGCCGTGCAGGCCAAGTCGGAATCATCATCAACCATACCCACCGTACAAACTAAATGCAGTGCTTGCTCCGGGAACGACATAAAGCTGCAAACGAAGCTCACCATCGGTGCGCCGGGAGATCGCTTCGAACAGGAAGCCGATCGCATGGCGGACACCGTCATGCGTTCTCCGGATCCACGCACGATATCGATGCAAAGAGCGCCCGGGCCATTGCACATCCAGCGCGAGTCGACCGAGAGCTGCTCCATCAGCGAAGAAGCGAAGGAGCCGGACGAAGTCGAAGAGGAAAAGGAGGATATCGATCCCGCCGAGCAGCAGACGCCGGTCAGTCCCAAGCGCGAGACCGGTGACGTCTCACCACCGGCCGACATGGAGTCTCGTCTCGAAGGCTCGCGCGGTGGTGGCGCGGCCATGTCCGCCTCGACGCGCGACTTCATGGAGTCGCGTTTCGGTTACGATTTTTCCGGCGTGCGCATCCACACCGGTGGAGAGTCGGAGCATCTGAATCGCGACGTACGCAGCCTCGCGTTCACAAGTGGCAGGGACGTCTATTTCGGCGCCGGACAATATCGCCCCGATACGGACTCGGGTAAGCACCTGCTCGCACACGAGCTGACGCACGTCGTGCAACAGTCGGGCTCTGCGGGCGCAGGCGTAGTGCGCGAAAAGGCGGACCCGAAGACGATCTCGCCGTCGCGCGAAGAAAAGCCTTACTACTCGGGGGGCGGGGCGTGGGTCTCGGGCACGGCGACGCACGGCGTGATCGAGAAACTGCTGCGTGATCACGACGATCAGTTGGTCACGGAAGCGGCGATCCCCGGGGCGGATCGGTTCGTGCCGATGCTCAATCTGATCGGTGTGGCGGATCTGTACAAATCCTCGCCCGCGCATCACGTCACCGGTGTCAAGGCTTACAAGGAAGCGGACACCGAGGACCGCTTCGTGAACATGAACAACACGGATTCGCGCGGCACGCAGCCCGCGGTCGACTCGCTGCCGCGGCGCTTGAAACGCAAGAAAGGCACGCGCGACTGGGACGGTGATTTTCCCGAGAAGATCTGGATCGGCGAACTCAAGCCTTTCGCTACCAGCAAGCTCAAAGCCGGCGTGAATCAGCTAAACAGCTATACGCGCGGTTACAAAGATTTCGTTAAGCAGGCCAACCATGTCAACGGTGGGCAGACGCGGGCCAGCATCGATGTCGAACGGCTGGATCTCAAGATTCCCGATTATCTGAACTTCGACAACTTCGCCACCCAGCAGAAGATTCCGTCGAAGAGCACCACGCCTGACAAGAAGACGCGGCTTTGGGTGGCGAGCGCGGGAAACGGCGTTTACCTGTATACGGCCTTGGCCGGGAATACGGAAGCGGCGCCGCCGCAAGAGTATTTCGACGAACTGGCGAATATGCGCAAGTTGGTGCTCGGGCCGCTGTCGGAGCCGGCGAAGACGACCGCGCGCATGAAGTTCGCGTCGCCGTCGACGAAACTTTCGATATCGAGTGCCGGCGCGGGGGCATCACGGCGCGTCCAGCGAAATACCGCCGATCGGGGAGCGAACTACTGGACCGATCGGGCGCAGGACTGGGAAAAGGTTCGCTCCGCCTGGGGCATGAAGTTTCGCGCGCAAACCAAGGGCGGCTTGAAATCGCACGTTGAGAAAGTGCGTTTCGAGAAGGCCTTGGGACGGCAGGGGCGTTCGCTGAAACCGGTCGAGAAGAAGGAGGTCAAGGAGTACAAGCAATTGATGTTCTGGAGCGGACGCGCCGGGAAGTTCCTCGGCAAGGTCCGCTTCATGCTCGGCAGCGCCTGGGACAAGGCGCTCGCGGTTTTCGAGAAGATGAAAACGAAGATGACCGGCATTCGCACCAAGGTCTTGGGCATGAGCGAAACCGGCTTGGTCAAGGTCAGCTGGCAGTCGCGGCTCATCCAGGCGCTGATGGTGGTCTGCAAGGCAGTGTTCTCGTCGTTCATCACCGAAAGCTTCAACTTCTTCGCGCAGTGTTTCCATTCCGCCATGGACAAGGTCGTGGAGAAATTCCAGGCCGAACTCGACGAGCGATTTGGCGAGCAGATCTGCCGCGCGCGCAAGTTGTTCGAGGAGAGCAAGCAGAAGCTCGAAGACGAGTGGGGCGACGTCATCCAGCAGATCCAGAACATCGTCGAAGCGATTCAGAACGTGAAGCGTTGGGTGGACATCTGTACGACCGCGGTGGATTTGATCCGCGTCGGCGTGCAGGTCATTTCATGCCTGACACCGCCGGGCCTCGGTTGCCTGTGGGGGCTCGTCGCGCAGCTCGGGATCGGCGCGATGGTAGGCCTGGTGATCGGTACGCAGTGGTTCAACGATAATATAATCACGCCGAACGTGCGCCAGCTGCTGAAGGATCACATCGCGCCTACCTACCAGAACCTCATCAACCGGGTCCTGGGTGACGGACTCAAGGAATATCACTGCCACATCGCCGATGAGGCGATTCCGACGATGAATTTCGAGGCGAAGGGCGGGATGGCGGAAGGTTCGGCGGCAATGCGCGCACATCGCGACTCGTGGGAAAGTGAGTTCGAACCGCAGATCATGGCGGATCTGCAACGGGTTTTCGGCAACCCGAATGGCAAGAAGGTGACGAAGGAAGACGTGGAGAAGCTCCTGAAGAAGATCCAGGACAGCGGACTGTCGATGGAGGAATTCAAGGATCGCGCGACGATGCAGAAGTTGCTCGAGCAGGCGCGCGATCCGAAGTCGGGAAAGCTGGACATCGAACGCGCGAAGGCCGAGGCCGAGAAAAAGGAAGCCCCCCCGCCGCAGACTCCACCGCAGCGCAACATTAATTATCCAAACGCGCGCAAGCAGAACACCGTCTTCCAGAAGATTCATGGCTGGGATCCGACGATCTTCATTGCCAAGCCTGGCATCAAGGTGGATTCGGACGAGTTTGCCGATGCGGTGTACGACATGCAGGGCAAGGTCGGTGTGAAGCAGGACGGCATTCTGGGCGACGAAACCCTCGTGGCGTTCTACGACAAGAACAAGAAAAAACCGGATATTTTCTACAAAGAATCCGTCCAGGCGATTGAACAGAAGAAGGCAGCGGCCGAGAAAGCGGCGAAGGAGAAGGCCGAGCGGGAGGCGGCAAAGCTACCGGTGAGCGAAGGACCGGAATACACCACCGTGGTTACGGCCTTGCCGCGCGACGTCAAGGTCCTGAACGCGCACACCGTTCCGGCGGCGTCTGGCGGCGACCACTTCCCCAAGGGCGCGTCAATCAACGTGTATGTCGTCGATGTGCACTCATACATGAAGGTCGCCGGTGATCACGACATCGTGGACCCGAAGCCAAGCTTCATCGAGCTTGATATTCATGTCGACAAAAAGCACATCTATCGGATCACGAACGTCGCCGTGGATCAGTTCTACATCGCCAAGATGTTCGGCGATGCGTGTTACTGGACGCTGATGCTCGAGATGACCGACGGCTTCACCGTCGATACGCCGAAGGGTCCATTCACGCTGCATCGCACGATGTGGTGCTGGAAGGACAAATGA
- a CDS encoding fibronectin type III domain-containing protein: protein MPALLLSGNAWSASQDIDFELDCAQQPPHVFQAKVGVAFDSRIELLNSGGERKFWAFVSAPTGTSAGARCKEQVAGAEFLCNGVTLRLPVGSPKRPVPNSEFAKISGMPSLEGSFSFGLIVGSKEAGGASCSRTYQLSIQPAVIDKQPPSAPAGFVAEFRFGAPRMTIDLSWRAATDDIGVVRYEIQRCDGELCPDFRTLKSVATTRAADSGDLRFNTGYRYRVRAFDRAGNASDFSEISLVQTPAEGPPGRRQ from the coding sequence ATGCCCGCGTTGCTGTTGAGCGGAAACGCCTGGTCCGCGTCGCAGGATATCGACTTCGAACTCGATTGCGCGCAACAGCCGCCGCATGTCTTCCAGGCCAAGGTGGGCGTCGCCTTCGATTCGCGCATCGAGCTGCTCAACAGCGGGGGCGAGCGCAAGTTCTGGGCGTTCGTCAGCGCGCCGACCGGCACGAGCGCGGGCGCTCGCTGCAAGGAGCAAGTCGCCGGCGCCGAATTCCTGTGCAATGGCGTGACACTGCGCTTGCCGGTCGGGTCTCCGAAGAGGCCGGTGCCGAATTCCGAGTTCGCGAAGATTTCCGGAATGCCGTCGCTCGAAGGAAGCTTCAGTTTCGGCCTGATCGTGGGTTCGAAGGAGGCCGGCGGCGCCAGTTGCAGCCGAACCTATCAACTGTCCATACAGCCGGCCGTGATAGACAAGCAGCCGCCCAGCGCGCCGGCCGGTTTCGTGGCGGAATTCAGATTCGGCGCGCCCAGGATGACCATCGACCTTTCCTGGCGAGCCGCCACGGATGATATCGGTGTGGTTCGCTACGAGATCCAGCGCTGCGACGGCGAGCTCTGCCCGGATTTCAGAACACTGAAGTCGGTCGCCACCACGCGCGCGGCGGATTCCGGAGATCTTCGCTTCAACACCGGTTACCGATATCGCGTGCGCGCCTTCGATCGCGCGGGCAACGCCAGCGACTTCTCCGAGATATCGCTGGTACAGACCCCCGCCGAAGGTCCGCCCGGCCGTCGTCAATAG
- a CDS encoding contractile injection system tape measure protein — protein MTLNRHRIQRQVLELTVGDAAAAPGIQEQLARACREPLLAGMTSVFDSVAPAHELLRLERLEIDVGRIEGDDWAPEFERRLLAELERLLESHATEAKRERATEISEADGGEFEAFVFFLRHGRLPWWGSAPDSGWSRTVEAADARRIEVLRALLHEEPRALTRLINALDDEALDTLAAGTGSLQGCTPALRELRPSDSAALNHRWRLKFWSAVIAWSIAPRDGGTGAGLVHALLAERCMLAMEQSRRRLDVARGSTGSGSAAFIRPVTVAALPALWREWCEAAFKEMEHAAPTAPSAGELVQAASASGHPQQEPRGRGVESSAIADQLVQAGSASDRQRQESRQRKVESATGEVIYLPCVGILLLHPFLETLFRDRGLLEGNRFVDDEARQRGAQLLGYIATGRADTPEYELGFAKLLVDLAIETPLESAWLEPSDIAACDALLAAVLGHWTALRSSSAAWLRSQFFLRDGKLEAVDGGHRITVERRAQDVLLARLPWGFGVISLPWREQRIFVQWLD, from the coding sequence ATGACACTTAACCGTCATCGTATCCAGCGGCAGGTACTGGAGCTCACGGTCGGCGACGCCGCCGCCGCGCCAGGCATCCAGGAGCAACTGGCGCGCGCATGCCGCGAGCCGCTGCTCGCCGGCATGACGTCGGTGTTCGATTCGGTGGCGCCAGCGCACGAGTTATTGCGACTGGAGCGACTCGAGATCGACGTGGGCCGTATCGAGGGCGACGACTGGGCGCCGGAGTTCGAGCGACGCTTGCTGGCCGAGTTGGAGAGGCTGCTCGAGAGTCATGCCACCGAAGCGAAGCGTGAACGCGCCACTGAGATCTCCGAGGCGGACGGTGGAGAGTTCGAGGCCTTCGTATTCTTCCTGCGGCATGGTCGGCTGCCCTGGTGGGGCTCAGCTCCTGATTCGGGTTGGTCGAGAACAGTCGAAGCGGCGGACGCGCGGCGCATCGAAGTACTACGCGCATTGCTGCACGAGGAGCCGCGCGCATTGACGCGCTTGATCAATGCCCTGGACGACGAAGCGCTCGATACGCTGGCCGCGGGCACCGGCTCGCTACAGGGTTGCACGCCAGCCTTGCGTGAGCTGCGGCCATCGGATTCGGCCGCGTTGAATCACCGTTGGCGCCTGAAATTCTGGAGCGCGGTGATTGCGTGGTCCATCGCGCCGCGCGACGGCGGAACGGGTGCCGGTCTGGTCCACGCGCTGCTGGCTGAACGTTGCATGCTGGCGATGGAGCAATCGCGTCGGCGACTCGATGTGGCGAGGGGATCCACGGGCAGCGGCTCGGCTGCCTTCATCAGGCCGGTGACCGTGGCGGCCTTGCCCGCGCTCTGGCGTGAATGGTGCGAAGCGGCGTTCAAGGAGATGGAACATGCCGCGCCAACCGCACCCAGCGCGGGCGAACTCGTGCAAGCGGCATCCGCGTCAGGCCATCCGCAACAAGAGCCTCGAGGGCGCGGAGTCGAGTCCTCGGCAATCGCCGACCAACTCGTGCAAGCGGGATCCGCATCAGACCGCCAACGCCAGGAATCTCGACAACGCAAAGTCGAGTCGGCGACAGGGGAGGTCATCTATCTACCCTGCGTGGGAATCCTGCTGCTGCATCCCTTCCTTGAGACGCTGTTCCGCGATCGTGGCCTGCTGGAAGGCAACCGCTTCGTGGACGACGAGGCGCGGCAGCGCGGCGCGCAACTGCTCGGCTATATCGCCACCGGCCGCGCCGATACGCCGGAGTACGAGCTGGGCTTCGCCAAGCTGTTGGTCGATTTGGCCATCGAGACGCCGTTGGAATCGGCTTGGCTGGAGCCATCGGATATCGCGGCCTGTGACGCGCTGCTCGCAGCGGTGCTCGGTCACTGGACCGCGCTGCGCAGCAGCTCGGCCGCGTGGCTGCGCAGCCAGTTCTTCCTGCGTGACGGCAAGCTCGAAGCGGTGGACGGTGGCCATCGCATCACCGTCGAGCGACGCGCGCAGGACGTATTGCTGGCGCGGCTGCCGTGGGGCTTCGGCGTGATCAGCTTGCCGTGGCGGGAACAACGAATTTTCGTGCAATGGCTGGATTGA
- a CDS encoding tail fiber domain-containing protein translates to MSSQTRDFLKGVFKNGDRPDASNFADLIDSCMNKASDGLNLDSDGTLLLARGLRLGDSAVANIPGGLRFNGGQLQVNNGASWSNVGGGGSGGFAPVAGFAGAIAYNGGRVGVGTAAAEPAAKLEVALGANAGPAEQVRFGNAMVGSGGGPFAAFAVYGHRALGADVSAVNASYALRQSNTGVVHLNAAAGQVLSLRQNGTDVRLGITGTGKVVIGGESELVGSGGAALQVAGSAFKNDGNGTWAFTSDSRVKEDVRDLDAGLAELRRVRPVRYRYNGLAGTRAGLEGVGILGQEIEEILPETVERLPADSNTDGVDGLRVFNPSALTYVLINAVKQLADKVEALERALGEARTQAAR, encoded by the coding sequence ATGAGCAGCCAAACACGGGACTTCCTCAAGGGAGTTTTCAAGAACGGCGACCGGCCGGACGCGAGCAATTTCGCCGACCTTATCGACAGTTGCATGAACAAGGCGAGCGACGGTCTGAACCTGGACTCCGACGGTACGCTGCTGCTCGCGCGCGGCCTGCGCCTGGGCGACAGCGCCGTGGCCAACATCCCCGGTGGGCTGCGTTTCAACGGCGGCCAACTGCAGGTCAACAATGGCGCCAGCTGGAGCAACGTCGGCGGCGGTGGCAGCGGCGGATTCGCGCCCGTGGCGGGGTTCGCGGGCGCGATCGCCTACAACGGTGGCCGCGTCGGCGTCGGCACGGCGGCGGCGGAGCCGGCCGCGAAACTCGAAGTGGCGCTGGGCGCGAACGCCGGGCCGGCCGAACAGGTGCGCTTCGGCAACGCCATGGTCGGCAGTGGCGGCGGCCCCTTCGCCGCTTTCGCGGTGTACGGACATCGGGCATTGGGCGCGGACGTCAGCGCGGTGAATGCGAGTTACGCGCTGCGACAGTCGAACACCGGCGTGGTACATCTCAACGCGGCGGCCGGGCAGGTGCTGAGCCTGCGTCAGAACGGCACCGACGTGCGGCTAGGCATCACCGGGACCGGCAAAGTGGTGATCGGTGGCGAGTCCGAACTCGTCGGCTCGGGCGGTGCGGCGCTGCAGGTGGCCGGCAGCGCATTCAAGAACGATGGCAACGGCACTTGGGCATTCACCTCCGACTCGCGAGTGAAGGAGGACGTGCGCGACCTGGACGCCGGCCTGGCCGAGCTGCGGCGCGTGCGGCCGGTGCGTTATCGCTACAACGGCCTGGCGGGTACGCGCGCCGGCCTCGAAGGCGTGGGCATCCTTGGCCAAGAGATCGAGGAAATTCTGCCCGAGACGGTGGAGAGACTGCCGGCGGATTCCAACACCGATGGCGTGGATGGCTTGCGCGTGTTCAATCCTTCCGCGCTCACCTACGTGCTGATCAACGCGGTGAAGCAACTCGCGGACAAAGTCGAAGCGTTGGAGCGTGCGCTGGGTGAGGCACGGACGCAGGCCGCGCGGTGA
- a CDS encoding GPW/gp25 family protein codes for MTDSPQFLGKGWSFPVTFSNQGRSVAMAQAEDDIRQSLDILLSTGLGERVMRPGFGWKRDALMFEPLSTSFGSYLAREIENTILFYESRIELNRVDFEAASDQTGLILIRLDYTVRATNTRTNLVYPFYLDHQEAKG; via the coding sequence GTGACCGACAGTCCTCAATTCCTCGGTAAGGGCTGGTCGTTCCCGGTCACTTTCAGCAACCAGGGACGCAGCGTCGCGATGGCGCAGGCCGAAGACGATATCCGTCAGAGCCTCGACATCCTGCTGTCCACCGGTCTCGGCGAGCGCGTGATGCGCCCCGGCTTCGGCTGGAAGCGCGATGCGCTGATGTTCGAGCCGCTGTCAACGTCCTTCGGCTCGTACCTGGCGCGCGAGATCGAGAACACCATCCTGTTCTATGAATCGCGCATCGAGCTCAATCGCGTCGACTTCGAAGCTGCCTCCGATCAGACCGGGCTCATCCTGATCCGCCTGGACTACACCGTGCGCGCCACCAATACGCGCACCAACCTGGTCTATCCCTTCTACCTCGATCATCAGGAGGCGAAGGGCTGA
- a CDS encoding PAAR domain-containing protein, giving the protein MPPAARANDMHVCPMITGTVPHVGGPALPGAPTVMIGGMPALRVGDMLICTGPSDSVVAGSGSVMIAGMPAARLGDSTAHGGSLVVGCFTVMIGG; this is encoded by the coding sequence ATGCCTCCCGCCGCGCGCGCCAACGACATGCACGTCTGCCCAATGATTACCGGCACGGTGCCGCACGTGGGTGGCCCAGCGTTGCCCGGTGCGCCGACGGTAATGATCGGCGGCATGCCCGCACTGCGCGTCGGCGACATGCTGATCTGCACCGGGCCTTCGGACTCCGTGGTGGCCGGCAGTGGCAGCGTGATGATCGCGGGCATGCCGGCCGCGCGTCTGGGTGACAGCACCGCACATGGCGGCAGTCTCGTTGTCGGCTGTTTCACCGTGATGATTGGAGGTTGA